A single genomic interval of Psychroserpens sp. NJDZ02 harbors:
- a CDS encoding KTSC domain-containing protein: MKRINEYKKLFDVDQDLSLKTLKKSYRNLVKEWHPDKFQSGDEKAQEAELMSRKVIDGYHFLVSISPETIEANKEEYAVTVTSPIMDWKHKGLLLEITFLNGDTYEYFGVNKGLYIKFSQSDKQTRFAKRSIFNSFPFRKIKKSEVTA, from the coding sequence ATGAAGCGTATTAATGAGTACAAAAAACTATTTGACGTAGATCAAGATTTATCTTTAAAAACTTTAAAAAAATCTTACCGTAATTTAGTTAAAGAATGGCATCCTGATAAATTTCAATCGGGTGACGAAAAAGCTCAAGAAGCTGAATTAATGAGTAGAAAAGTTATTGATGGTTACCACTTTTTAGTAAGTATCTCTCCTGAAACGATTGAGGCTAACAAAGAAGAGTATGCTGTCACTGTAACTAGTCCAATTATGGATTGGAAACATAAAGGGTTATTATTAGAGATTACTTTTTTAAATGGTGATACTTACGAGTATTTTGGTGTAAATAAAGGTTTATACATCAAATTTTCTCAAAGTGATAAGCAAACGCGTTTTGCTAAGCGTAGTATTTTCAACTCTTTCCCTTTTAGAAAAATTAAAAAAAGTGAAGTTACGGCTTAG
- a CDS encoding glycosyltransferase, which yields MNPTLLIVGFVWPEPKSSAAGSRMMQLIEVFQSANYDITFASACSKTDHAFDLLSIGVKTENIILNDSSFDAFVKNLNPTIVLFDRFMVEEQFGWRVAEHCPDALRLLDTEDLHSLRKGRQQALKDNKSFNKSYLQNDTAKREIASILRCDLSFIISQVEIEILVNQFNIDERLLYYLPFLLDPISSDTQKKCSSFKDRNHFVTIGNFMHPPNFDAVLFLKTDIWPLIRAKLPKAEMHIYGSYVSEKAKQLHNDKDGFLIKGFTEDVNQVMQDAKVCLAPLRFGAGLKGKLIDAMINGTPCVTTTIGAEGMYGTLKDTNAFIEDDAKAFAIQAAELYSNKIYWNGKQKNGFMIVNTLYDKAIYTKDVLHKIDALLSDLQTHRQQHFLGQILMHHMMQSTKYMSKWIEEKNTEKV from the coding sequence TTGAATCCAACATTATTAATAGTGGGCTTTGTTTGGCCTGAACCAAAAAGTTCTGCAGCAGGTAGCAGAATGATGCAGCTTATTGAAGTTTTTCAATCGGCTAATTATGATATTACTTTTGCGTCTGCTTGTAGTAAAACAGACCATGCCTTTGACTTATTAAGTATTGGTGTAAAAACAGAAAACATTATACTTAATGATAGTAGTTTTGATGCTTTTGTGAAAAATTTAAACCCAACTATTGTGTTATTTGACCGTTTTATGGTGGAAGAACAATTTGGTTGGCGTGTGGCAGAACACTGTCCAGATGCATTAAGATTACTTGATACCGAAGATTTACATAGTTTACGTAAAGGACGCCAGCAGGCTTTAAAAGATAATAAATCTTTTAATAAAAGCTATTTGCAAAATGATACTGCAAAACGAGAAATTGCAAGTATTTTGCGTTGTGATCTATCATTTATTATTTCTCAAGTAGAAATTGAAATATTAGTTAATCAATTTAATATTGACGAACGTTTATTATACTATCTACCATTTTTGTTAGATCCGATTTCTTCGGACACACAAAAAAAATGTTCTAGTTTTAAGGATAGAAATCATTTTGTGACCATCGGTAATTTTATGCATCCTCCTAATTTTGATGCTGTATTGTTTTTGAAAACAGATATCTGGCCACTTATAAGAGCCAAATTGCCTAAAGCAGAAATGCATATCTATGGGTCTTATGTTTCTGAAAAAGCAAAACAACTACATAACGACAAGGACGGTTTTTTAATAAAAGGCTTTACGGAAGACGTTAATCAGGTTATGCAGGATGCCAAAGTCTGTTTAGCACCTTTGCGTTTTGGAGCTGGGTTAAAAGGGAAGTTAATAGATGCCATGATAAATGGGACACCATGCGTGACAACGACTATTGGAGCAGAAGGGATGTATGGCACATTAAAAGATACTAATGCGTTTATTGAAGATGACGCAAAAGCATTTGCTATACAAGCAGCCGAGTTGTATTCCAACAAAATATATTGGAACGGTAAACAGAAAAATGGATTTATGATTGTAAATACATTGTATGATAAAGCTATCTACACTAAAGATGTATTACATAAAATAGATGCTCTGCTGTCAGATTTACAAACGCATAGACAACAGCACTTTTTAGGGCAAATATTAATGCACCATATGATGCAGAGTACTAAGTATATGAGTAAGTGGATAGAAGAGAAAAATACAGAAAAAGTATAA
- a CDS encoding heme-binding domain-containing protein, with translation MKILKKIGLVLLLAFVIAQFFSPEKNEGNTEDLTAFLAETKPSAEVKTILENTCFDCHTSNTNYPWYNAITPVNFWLAEHIEDGRKHLDFSKWSDYSIKKKDHKFDELAEEVEEKKMPLPSYTYTHGDANLTDAQIKAVVDWVKEVRLGYALAPQPQ, from the coding sequence ATGAAAATACTTAAAAAGATAGGTCTAGTTTTATTACTAGCTTTTGTCATTGCTCAATTTTTTTCACCAGAAAAAAATGAAGGGAATACAGAAGACTTAACTGCTTTTTTAGCAGAGACAAAGCCATCTGCTGAGGTTAAAACTATTTTAGAAAACACGTGTTTTGATTGTCACACTAGCAATACAAACTATCCTTGGTATAACGCAATAACACCAGTTAATTTTTGGTTAGCAGAGCATATTGAGGATGGACGTAAACACTTAGATTTTTCTAAATGGTCAGATTATTCTATTAAAAAGAAAGATCATAAATTTGACGAATTAGCAGAAGAAGTTGAAGAAAAGAAAATGCCTTTACCAAGTTACACGTATACACACGGTGACGCTAATCTAACAGATGCACAAATTAAAGCAGTTGTGGATTGGGTAAAGGAAGTAAGACTAGGTTATGCTTTAGCACCACAACCTCAGTAA